The following coding sequences lie in one Mycobacterium gordonae genomic window:
- a CDS encoding DUF3072 domain-containing protein — translation MSNDQAPQAPQESPEKDPADWVTGDEPMTGPQRSYVQTLAQEAGADIPDNLTKAQASQVIEELQQRTGRGTG, via the coding sequence ATGAGCAACGACCAGGCACCGCAGGCCCCCCAGGAGAGTCCGGAAAAGGACCCCGCCGACTGGGTGACCGGTGACGAACCGATGACCGGGCCCCAGCGCAGCTACGTGCAGACGCTGGCCCAAGAGGCAGGCGCCGACATCCCCGACAACTTGACCAAAGCCCAAGCTTCCCAGGTCATCGAGGAACTGCAGCAACGGACCGGCCGCGGCACCGGCTAG
- a CDS encoding fatty acid desaturase family protein, with product MAITDIKEYAHLTAEDVEQLARELDAIRAEVEESRGERDARYIRRSIQLQRALAAGGRIALFASQNKFAWLAGTGMLGMAKIIENMELGHNITHGQWDWMNDPEIHSTEWEWDTTCPSVQWKHSHNFVHHKYTNVVDLDADVGYGIMRVTRDEPWEPYYLGNPIYNMLLGTLFEWGVALHHIESKKLRKKEKTWAEARKDLRVIGTKVAKQASKDYLVFPALTGRNWKRTMKANFVANLIRNYWAYMVIFCGHFPDGAEKFTEEEFENETQGEWYLRQMLGSANFNAGPVMAFMSGNLCYQIEHHLFPDLPSNRYAEISVRVRELCEKYDLPYTTGSIGRQYFQSFWTILKLALPDSMLTASSDDAPETRSELKFRVRAGIKESFVDPETGRRRGLRTALREMRSNAA from the coding sequence GTGGCCATCACCGATATCAAGGAATACGCCCACCTGACCGCCGAGGACGTCGAGCAACTCGCCCGAGAGTTGGACGCGATCCGTGCCGAAGTCGAAGAATCCCGCGGCGAACGCGACGCGCGCTACATTCGACGCTCCATCCAACTGCAGCGTGCACTGGCCGCGGGAGGCCGAATTGCGTTGTTCGCCAGTCAAAACAAGTTTGCCTGGCTGGCCGGAACCGGGATGCTCGGTATGGCCAAGATCATCGAGAACATGGAACTAGGCCACAACATCACGCACGGACAGTGGGACTGGATGAACGACCCCGAGATTCACTCCACCGAGTGGGAGTGGGACACTACCTGCCCGAGTGTGCAGTGGAAACATTCGCACAACTTCGTCCACCACAAGTACACCAACGTCGTCGATCTGGACGCCGATGTCGGTTACGGCATCATGCGTGTCACCCGCGACGAGCCCTGGGAGCCCTACTATCTGGGCAACCCGATCTACAACATGCTGCTCGGCACGTTGTTCGAGTGGGGTGTCGCACTGCATCACATCGAGTCGAAGAAGCTGCGCAAGAAGGAGAAGACGTGGGCCGAGGCGCGTAAGGACCTGCGCGTGATCGGCACAAAGGTCGCCAAACAGGCCAGCAAGGACTATCTCGTGTTCCCGGCGTTGACGGGTCGCAATTGGAAGCGAACCATGAAGGCTAACTTCGTGGCCAATCTGATCCGTAACTACTGGGCCTACATGGTGATCTTCTGCGGCCACTTTCCTGACGGCGCAGAGAAGTTCACCGAAGAGGAGTTCGAGAACGAGACGCAGGGCGAATGGTATCTGCGCCAGATGTTGGGCTCGGCCAACTTCAATGCCGGACCGGTGATGGCCTTCATGAGCGGCAACCTGTGTTACCAGATCGAGCACCATTTGTTCCCGGACCTGCCGAGCAACCGCTACGCCGAGATTTCGGTGCGAGTGCGCGAACTGTGCGAGAAGTACGACCTGCCCTACACGACCGGATCTATTGGCCGCCAATATTTCCAGTCTTTCTGGACGATCCTCAAACTCGCGTTGCCGGACAGCATGCTCACCGCGAGCTCCGATGACGCCCCGGAAACCCGCTCGGAGTTGAAGTTTCGCGTGCGCGCCGGCATCAAGGAGAGCTTCGTCGATCCCGAGACAGGCCGGCGGCGCGGGTTACGCACCGCGCTGCGCGAAATGCGTTCGAACGCGGCCTAG
- a CDS encoding ferredoxin reductase: MGSTVRSVLRWSKAPAEGVQTASTPWANVARGLAARATTPLLPDDYLKFLNPLWSARELRGLIVGVQPETEDSATVTIKPGWGFSGDYTAGQYVGIGLRIDGRWHWRSYSLTSVPRRDNKNITITVKATPEGFLSTHLVDGVKPGTIVRLAAPKGDFALPDPPPEKILFITAGSGITPVMAMLRTFRSRGQQADIVHIHSAPSETDVIFHDELRELEKSQPGYRLHLQLTETQGHLDFDKLADIAADWKERPAWVCGPSALLDDAEKLWEKVDLADQLHMERFTIAATDKGGEGGTVTFSISDKTIEIDGATSLLDAGEKVGIQMPFGCRMGICQTCVLPLEAGHVRDFRSGTEHREGDRIQTCISTASGDCTLKI, from the coding sequence ATGGGTTCGACTGTTCGCAGTGTCCTGCGATGGAGCAAAGCGCCCGCAGAAGGCGTTCAAACAGCATCGACGCCGTGGGCGAACGTCGCGCGGGGGCTGGCTGCCCGAGCGACCACGCCCCTGCTGCCCGATGATTATCTGAAATTCCTCAACCCACTCTGGTCGGCGCGTGAGTTGCGCGGCCTGATTGTCGGTGTACAACCGGAAACTGAAGATTCGGCGACCGTGACGATCAAGCCGGGTTGGGGGTTCTCCGGCGATTACACGGCCGGTCAGTATGTCGGCATCGGATTGCGTATCGACGGTCGCTGGCACTGGCGTTCGTACTCGTTGACCTCGGTTCCGCGCCGGGACAACAAGAACATCACCATCACCGTGAAGGCCACGCCCGAGGGCTTCCTGTCCACCCACCTGGTGGACGGCGTCAAACCGGGAACGATTGTCCGACTCGCAGCGCCCAAGGGGGATTTCGCCCTACCGGATCCGCCGCCGGAGAAGATTCTCTTCATCACCGCTGGCAGCGGGATCACGCCGGTCATGGCCATGCTGCGGACCTTCCGGTCCCGCGGGCAGCAGGCCGACATCGTCCACATCCACTCCGCACCGAGCGAAACGGACGTGATCTTCCACGACGAGTTGCGCGAACTCGAGAAGTCCCAGCCTGGTTACCGACTTCATCTACAGCTCACCGAAACTCAGGGGCACCTCGATTTCGACAAGCTCGCAGACATCGCCGCGGATTGGAAGGAGCGGCCAGCCTGGGTCTGTGGCCCGTCCGCGCTGCTGGACGATGCTGAAAAACTCTGGGAGAAAGTCGACCTCGCCGATCAGCTGCACATGGAGCGCTTCACGATCGCCGCTACCGACAAAGGCGGCGAGGGTGGGACGGTCACCTTCTCGATTTCCGATAAGACCATTGAAATCGATGGCGCCACGTCACTTTTGGACGCCGGAGAGAAGGTGGGAATCCAGATGCCCTTCGGTTGCCGGATGGGCATCTGCCAAACCTGCGTCCTGCCACTGGAAGCGGGACACGTCCGCGATTTCAGGTCCGGAACCGAACACCGGGAAGGCGACCGCATCCAGACCTGCATCTCCACCGCGTCCGGCGACTGCACACTCAAAATCTGA
- a CDS encoding DUF3817 domain-containing protein encodes MSTPETPERSAPAFPVEKIRTALLAYRVLAWTTGIWLIVLCGEVVSHLVYHHEIRWIEVVHGWVYFVYVLAAFNLAIKVRWPIGKTIGVLLAGTIPLLGIIVEHRQTKEVKANFPV; translated from the coding sequence ATGAGCACACCTGAGACGCCCGAACGCAGTGCTCCGGCGTTCCCCGTCGAAAAGATCCGCACCGCGTTGCTGGCGTATCGGGTGCTGGCGTGGACGACGGGTATCTGGCTGATCGTGTTGTGCGGCGAGGTTGTCTCGCACCTGGTCTACCACCATGAGATCCGGTGGATCGAAGTCGTCCACGGCTGGGTGTACTTCGTTTACGTACTGGCCGCGTTCAACCTCGCGATCAAGGTCCGGTGGCCGATCGGCAAGACCATCGGCGTGCTGCTCGCCGGCACCATCCCGTTGCTGGGGATCATCGTCGAGCACCGGCAGACCAAAGAGGTCAAGGCGAACTTCCCCGTCTGA
- the rdgB gene encoding RdgB/HAM1 family non-canonical purine NTP pyrophosphatase — translation MRSSRLLVASRNRKKLAELQRVLDSAGLSGLTLVSLDDVPTFDEAPETGATFEDNALAKARDAFRATGLPSVADDSGLEVDALNGMPGVLSARWSGSHGDDAANTSLLLAQLRDVPDERRGAAFVSACALVSGTDAVVVRGEWPGSIAHESRGDGGFGYDPVFLPADADGRTAAQLSPAEKDAVSHRGRALALLLPALRAL, via the coding sequence TTGCGATCATCACGGCTGCTGGTGGCCAGCCGCAACCGCAAGAAGCTGGCCGAGTTGCAACGAGTGCTGGACAGCGCCGGCTTATCCGGGCTGACGTTGGTGTCGCTGGATGACGTGCCGACGTTCGACGAGGCGCCGGAAACCGGAGCGACTTTCGAGGACAACGCGCTGGCCAAGGCCCGGGACGCGTTCCGCGCCACCGGATTGCCAAGCGTCGCAGATGATTCGGGGCTGGAAGTCGACGCTCTGAACGGCATGCCCGGCGTGCTGTCCGCACGCTGGTCGGGCAGCCATGGCGACGACGCCGCGAACACCTCATTGCTGCTGGCGCAGCTGCGCGACGTGCCCGACGAGCGGCGCGGCGCGGCGTTCGTCTCGGCCTGTGCGCTGGTCTCCGGTACCGACGCGGTCGTGGTGCGCGGCGAGTGGCCCGGCAGCATCGCTCACGAGTCGCGCGGGGACGGCGGATTCGGCTACGACCCGGTCTTCCTTCCCGCCGACGCCGATGGCCGGACGGCTGCGCAACTCAGCCCGGCCGAGAAGGACGCGGTTTCGCACCGCGGTCGCGCGCTGGCCCTGTTGCTGCCGGCGCTGCGGGCGCTGTGA
- the rph gene encoding ribonuclease PH, which translates to MSKREDGRLDDELRPVTITRGFTDHPAGSVLIEFGGTKVMCTASVTEGVPRWRKGSGLGWLTAEYAMLPSATHTRSDRESVKGRVGGRTQEISRLVGRSLRACIDLAALGENTIAVDCDVLQADGGTRTAAITGAYVALADAVTYLSAAGKLSDPRPLSCAIAAVSVGVVDGRVRVDLPYEEDSRAEVDMNVVATDTGTLVEVQGTGEGATFPRSTLDKLLDMALGACDKLFAAQREALALPYPGVLPEGPKAPKAFGS; encoded by the coding sequence GTGTCCAAACGAGAAGACGGCCGTCTTGACGACGAGCTTCGCCCCGTAACCATCACGCGGGGTTTCACCGACCATCCGGCGGGTTCGGTGCTCATTGAATTCGGCGGCACGAAGGTCATGTGCACCGCTAGCGTCACCGAAGGGGTGCCGCGCTGGCGCAAGGGTTCGGGCTTGGGTTGGCTCACTGCGGAGTACGCGATGCTGCCGTCGGCTACGCACACCCGATCGGACCGGGAGTCCGTGAAGGGCCGTGTCGGTGGGCGCACGCAGGAGATCAGCCGGTTGGTCGGCCGGTCGCTGCGGGCGTGCATTGATCTGGCAGCGTTGGGCGAGAACACGATCGCCGTCGACTGTGACGTCTTGCAGGCCGACGGCGGTACCCGGACGGCGGCCATCACCGGCGCGTACGTGGCCTTGGCCGATGCGGTCACCTACCTGTCGGCGGCAGGCAAGCTGTCGGATCCCAGACCCCTGTCGTGCGCGATTGCGGCAGTGAGCGTCGGCGTGGTCGACGGCCGGGTCCGCGTCGACCTGCCCTACGAAGAGGACTCCCGCGCGGAGGTCGACATGAACGTCGTCGCCACCGACACGGGCACGCTCGTCGAGGTGCAGGGGACCGGCGAGGGCGCGACGTTCCCGCGGTCGACCTTGGACAAGCTGCTCGATATGGCCCTGGGGGCGTGCGACAAGCTGTTCGCCGCCCAGCGTGAAGCGTTGGCGCTGCCCTATCCGGGCGTGCTTCCCGAGGGGCCGAAGGCGCCGAAAGCGTTCGGGAGCTGA
- a CDS encoding cyclic nucleotide-degrading phosphodiesterase, translating into MSVRLTVLGCSGSVVGPDSPASGYLLRAPDTPPLVIDFGGGVLGALQRHADPGSVHVLLSHLHADHCLDVPGLFVWRRYHPTAKPSGKALLYGPSDTWSRLGAASSPYGGEIDDCSDIFDVRHWVDGEPVTIGALSVLPRVVAHPTESFGLRFTDPSGASLVYSGDTGECDQLVELARGADVFLCEASWTHSPKHPPALHLSGTEAGRAAAQAGVRELLLTHIPPWTSREDVISEAKAEFDGPVHAVVPGETIEVRRAG; encoded by the coding sequence GTGTCCGTGCGACTAACCGTGCTCGGATGCTCCGGCAGCGTGGTGGGTCCGGATTCGCCCGCGTCGGGTTATCTACTCCGGGCACCGGACACTCCGCCGCTTGTCATCGACTTCGGCGGGGGTGTGCTGGGGGCGCTGCAAAGACATGCCGATCCCGGGTCGGTTCATGTGCTGCTGTCGCATCTGCACGCCGACCACTGCCTGGATGTGCCGGGCTTGTTCGTCTGGCGCCGGTATCACCCGACGGCGAAACCCAGCGGCAAGGCGTTGCTGTACGGCCCGAGCGACACCTGGTCGCGGCTCGGGGCGGCCTCGTCACCGTACGGCGGCGAGATCGACGATTGTTCGGACATCTTCGATGTGCGCCACTGGGTCGACGGTGAGCCAGTGACCATCGGCGCGCTGAGCGTCCTGCCCCGGGTTGTGGCGCACCCGACCGAGTCTTTCGGACTGCGGTTCACCGATCCGAGCGGGGCGTCGCTGGTCTACAGCGGTGACACCGGTGAATGCGACCAACTGGTCGAGTTGGCCCGCGGCGCCGACGTCTTCCTGTGCGAGGCGTCGTGGACGCATTCGCCCAAGCACCCACCCGCTCTGCACCTGTCCGGCACCGAAGCCGGGCGGGCCGCGGCGCAGGCCGGCGTGCGGGAGTTGCTGCTGACGCATATTCCGCCGTGGACCTCTCGCGAGGACGTCATCAGCGAGGCCAAGGCCGAGTTCGACGGACCCGTGCATGCGGTCGTTCCCGGAGAGACGATCGAAGTCCGGCGGGCCGGCTGA
- the murI gene encoding glutamate racemase, whose product MSSPLAPVGVFDSGVGGLTVARAIIDQLPDEDIIYVGDTGNGPYGPLAIPEIRAHALAIGDDLVSRGVKALVIACNSASAACLRDARERYDVPVVEVILPAVRRAVAATRNGRIGVIGTRATITSHAYQDAFAAARDTEITAVACPRFVDFVERGVTSGRQVLGLAEGYLEPLQRAEIDTLVLGCTHYPLLSGLIQLVMGEEVTLVSSAEETAKQVVRVLTELDLLRPHDGPPATRLFEATGDPEAFTKLASRFLGPTVVGVEPARQTPVS is encoded by the coding sequence ATGAGTTCGCCGCTGGCTCCCGTCGGGGTCTTCGATTCCGGCGTGGGAGGGCTCACCGTCGCGCGGGCGATCATCGACCAACTGCCCGACGAGGACATCATCTACGTCGGCGACACCGGCAACGGCCCGTACGGGCCGCTGGCCATCCCCGAGATCCGCGCGCACGCGCTGGCCATCGGTGACGACCTGGTCAGTCGTGGCGTCAAAGCGTTGGTCATCGCCTGCAATTCAGCATCGGCCGCCTGCCTGCGCGACGCACGTGAACGGTACGACGTGCCCGTCGTCGAAGTGATCCTGCCGGCTGTGCGCCGTGCGGTCGCAGCCACCCGTAACGGCCGAATCGGCGTGATCGGCACGCGGGCGACGATCACTTCGCACGCCTACCAGGACGCCTTCGCCGCAGCCCGGGACACCGAGATCACGGCGGTGGCATGCCCCCGTTTCGTCGACTTCGTCGAGCGCGGCGTCACCAGTGGGCGGCAGGTCCTGGGCCTGGCCGAGGGTTACCTGGAGCCGCTGCAGCGCGCCGAGATCGACACCCTGGTGCTGGGTTGTACGCACTATCCGCTGCTGTCCGGGCTGATTCAGCTCGTGATGGGCGAGGAGGTCACTCTGGTCTCCAGTGCCGAGGAGACCGCCAAGCAAGTTGTCCGCGTCCTCACCGAACTCGACCTGTTGCGTCCCCATGACGGCCCGCCGGCTACCCGGCTGTTCGAGGCCACCGGCGACCCCGAGGCGTTCACCAAACTCGCATCGCGTTTCCTAGGTCCCACAGTGGTCGGCGTCGAACCGGCCCGCCAGACTCCCGTCTCGTGA
- a CDS encoding rhomboid family intramembrane serine protease: MNKRAPATESNKKPGWVIGATTVITFVALLYVIELIDQLSGGRLDRNGIRPLTTDGLWGIVFAPVLHANWQHLIANTVPMLVLGFLMTLAGLSRFVWATAIIWILGGFGTWLIGNVGSSCGPTDHIGASGLIFGWLAFLLVFGIFVRHVWDIIIGLVVLFVYGGVLLGALPVLGVCGGVSWQGHLCGAIAGVVAAYLLSAPERKSRERKKALRSPHPKI; the protein is encoded by the coding sequence ATGAATAAGCGCGCCCCGGCGACTGAGTCGAACAAGAAGCCTGGCTGGGTGATCGGCGCGACGACGGTCATCACCTTCGTCGCCCTGCTCTACGTCATCGAGCTGATCGATCAACTCAGCGGCGGCCGGCTGGACCGCAACGGCATCCGGCCGCTCACCACCGACGGCTTGTGGGGCATCGTGTTCGCCCCTGTATTGCACGCCAACTGGCAGCATCTGATCGCCAACACCGTGCCGATGCTGGTGCTGGGCTTTCTGATGACACTGGCCGGGTTGTCCCGGTTCGTCTGGGCGACGGCGATCATCTGGATTCTGGGCGGCTTCGGGACCTGGCTCATCGGCAATGTCGGGAGCAGCTGTGGCCCCACCGACCACATCGGCGCCTCCGGCCTGATCTTCGGCTGGCTGGCGTTCCTGCTCGTGTTCGGGATTTTCGTCCGCCACGTCTGGGACATCATCATCGGCTTGGTGGTGCTGTTCGTGTACGGCGGCGTGCTGCTCGGCGCCCTGCCGGTGCTTGGTGTGTGCGGCGGCGTGTCCTGGCAGGGGCACCTGTGCGGCGCGATCGCCGGGGTCGTGGCGGCGTACCTGCTGTCGGCGCCCGAACGCAAATCCCGCGAGCGGAAGAAGGCTCTTCGTTCGCCGCATCCCAAGATATGA
- a CDS encoding MoaD/ThiS family protein — protein sequence MTVNVSIPTILRPHTGGEKRVSANGDTLGAVIKDLEANYAGISDRLLDNDRLHRFVNIYVNDEDVRFSGGLDTAVADGDSITILPAVAGG from the coding sequence ATGACCGTCAACGTCTCCATTCCGACCATCCTGCGACCCCACACCGGCGGCGAGAAGCGCGTCTCTGCGAACGGCGACACGCTGGGAGCGGTCATCAAAGACCTGGAGGCCAACTACGCGGGAATCTCGGATCGACTCCTCGATAATGACCGGCTGCACCGCTTCGTGAACATCTACGTGAACGACGAGGATGTGCGCTTCTCCGGAGGTCTGGACACCGCCGTCGCCGACGGCGACTCGATCACGATCCTGCCGGCGGTCGCGGGCGGATAG
- a CDS encoding Mov34/MPN/PAD-1 family protein, which yields MLVIRADLVEAIVAHARRDHPDEACGVLAGAAGSDRPERHIPMANAERSPTSYRFDSGEQLRVWRALERSDDVLVVIYHSHPSTEAYPSRTDIDLAAEPDAHYVLVSTRDPHCHELRSYRIVNGVVSEEPVDIVEQY from the coding sequence ATGTTGGTGATCCGGGCCGATCTCGTCGAGGCGATCGTCGCGCATGCCCGTCGTGATCATCCGGACGAAGCCTGCGGCGTGCTGGCCGGTGCGGCAGGCTCGGATCGGCCGGAGCGGCACATCCCGATGGCCAATGCCGAACGCTCGCCGACGTCCTATCGATTCGACTCCGGTGAGCAACTTCGGGTGTGGCGGGCCCTGGAACGGTCGGATGACGTGCTCGTCGTCATCTACCACTCGCACCCGAGCACCGAGGCGTATCCGAGCCGGACGGACATCGATCTGGCTGCCGAACCGGACGCGCACTATGTGTTGGTGTCCACTCGCGATCCTCATTGCCACGAGCTGCGCAGCTACCGCATTGTCAACGGGGTCGTGAGCGAGGAACCTGTTGACATCGTCGAACAGTACTGA
- a CDS encoding P1 family peptidase codes for MSSITDVGGIRVGHHHRLDPDACLGAGWACGVTVVLPPPGTVGAVDCRGGAPGTRETDLLDPVNSVRYVDAVLLAGGSAFGLAAADGVMRWLEEQQRGVAMGDGVVPIVPGAVIFDLPVGAWNCRPTAEFGYAACVAADGSGDAAPVAVGTVGAGVGARVGVLKGGVGTASATLPVGVTVGALAVVNAAGEALNPTTGLPWMSELTDEFGLAPPPLEQIEALAQLPSPLSELNTTIAVVATDAALSPAACRRVAIAAHDGLARTLRPAHTPLDGDTVFALATGAVEVPPSANTPAALSPETGLVTAVGAAAADCLARAVLGGVLAAKSVAAIPAYRDVLPGAFGN; via the coding sequence ATGAGTTCCATCACCGACGTCGGCGGGATCCGCGTCGGCCATCACCACCGGTTGGACCCCGATGCTTGCCTCGGCGCCGGATGGGCCTGTGGGGTGACCGTGGTGCTGCCCCCGCCGGGGACGGTGGGTGCCGTGGACTGCCGCGGCGGCGCGCCGGGAACCCGGGAGACCGACCTACTCGACCCGGTCAACAGCGTGCGCTATGTGGACGCCGTGTTGCTGGCCGGCGGCAGTGCGTTCGGCCTCGCCGCCGCCGACGGCGTCATGCGCTGGCTGGAAGAACAGCAGCGGGGCGTGGCGATGGGCGACGGTGTGGTGCCGATCGTGCCGGGCGCGGTGATCTTCGACCTGCCGGTGGGGGCTTGGAACTGTCGGCCGACGGCCGAATTCGGGTACGCGGCGTGTGTCGCGGCCGACGGGTCCGGTGACGCGGCGCCGGTGGCCGTGGGAACGGTCGGTGCCGGGGTAGGGGCGCGGGTCGGAGTGCTGAAAGGGGGCGTGGGGACCGCATCGGCGACCTTGCCCGTGGGCGTCACCGTCGGCGCGCTGGCTGTGGTCAACGCCGCCGGCGAAGCCCTGAATCCGACCACGGGTTTGCCGTGGATGTCCGAACTGACCGATGAGTTCGGTCTCGCGCCGCCACCTTTGGAGCAGATCGAGGCGCTGGCGCAGCTTCCGTCCCCGTTGAGCGAGCTGAACACCACGATCGCGGTGGTGGCGACCGATGCGGCGCTGAGCCCTGCGGCGTGCCGTCGCGTAGCGATCGCTGCGCACGACGGTCTGGCCCGGACGCTGCGGCCCGCGCACACCCCGCTGGACGGTGACACGGTGTTCGCATTGGCCACTGGCGCCGTCGAGGTGCCCCCGAGTGCCAACACCCCGGCCGCGCTGTCGCCGGAGACCGGTCTGGTCACCGCGGTGGGAGCGGCGGCCGCCGACTGCCTGGCCCGGGCCGTACTGGGCGGGGTGCTTGCCGCGAAGTCGGTGGCCGCGATACCGGCTTATCGCGACGTGCTGCCGGGCGCATTCGGGAATTGA
- a CDS encoding oxidative stress transcriptional regulator AosR, with amino-acid sequence MRKWKRVDTRNGPRFRSSLAPHEAALLKNLVSAMVGLLDERQATSPSDELEEITGIKTGHSERPADSTLGRLLPDFYRNDEGDPLTLEASEALNSALRSLHEPEIIAAKRGAAQQLLDTLPANGGRFELSEDSANAWISAVNDLRLTLGVMLEIGPQGPERLPADHPLAAHFDVYQWLTVLQEYLVLVLMGPR; translated from the coding sequence GTGCGCAAATGGAAGCGCGTTGACACCCGCAATGGCCCCCGTTTCCGGTCGTCGTTGGCCCCGCATGAGGCGGCGCTGCTCAAGAATCTGGTAAGCGCGATGGTCGGCCTGCTCGACGAGCGTCAGGCCACGTCGCCCTCGGACGAACTCGAAGAGATCACCGGCATCAAGACCGGGCATTCCGAGCGCCCGGCCGACTCGACGCTCGGGCGCCTGTTGCCGGACTTTTACCGCAACGACGAAGGCGATCCGCTGACTCTCGAGGCGTCTGAAGCCCTCAATTCGGCGCTGCGAAGCCTGCACGAGCCGGAGATCATCGCAGCCAAACGTGGTGCTGCACAACAATTGTTGGATACGCTGCCGGCCAACGGCGGCAGGTTCGAGCTGTCCGAGGACAGCGCCAACGCCTGGATATCGGCGGTCAACGATCTTCGGCTGACCCTGGGCGTGATGCTCGAGATCGGCCCGCAGGGTCCGGAGCGGTTGCCCGCCGACCACCCACTGGCCGCGCACTTCGACGTCTATCAGTGGTTGACGGTGCTGCAGGAGTACCTGGTGCTGGTGCTGATGGGGCCACGATGA
- the clpS gene encoding ATP-dependent Clp protease adapter ClpS — translation MVVAIAPAKPGGTGQRESAPVEATTSPWVTIVWDDPVNLMTYVTYVFQKLFGYSEPHATKLMLQVHNEGKAVVSSGSRESMEADVSKLHAAGLWATMQQDR, via the coding sequence ATGGTTGTAGCGATCGCGCCGGCCAAGCCAGGCGGCACCGGGCAACGGGAATCTGCTCCGGTCGAAGCTACGACGAGTCCGTGGGTGACGATCGTCTGGGACGACCCGGTCAACTTGATGACCTACGTGACGTACGTCTTCCAGAAGCTGTTCGGTTACAGCGAGCCGCACGCCACCAAGCTGATGCTGCAGGTGCACAACGAAGGAAAGGCCGTGGTGTCGTCGGGCAGTCGAGAGTCCATGGAGGCCGATGTGTCCAAGCTGCACGCCGCGGGATTGTGGGCGACGATGCAGCAGGACCGCTGA